In Neptuniibacter halophilus, the genomic stretch ACTTCAGAGCCTTTTTCCACCACGCAGACGGTCAGCTCCTGCTCTTTTTCCTGCGCCAGTTGCGCCAGACGGCAGGCAGTGGACAGGCCCGCCGGGCCTGCGCCTACGATAACTACGTCAAATTCCATCGACTCGCGTGTCATGGTCGATCTCCCCTCAGATTCGTTGGATAAGGTTCAGGCGTTAACGCCTGCCATTATCGGATTAACGGGGGCCTTCACTCAGTTTACAGAGGCCCTTTATAGGTAATGGAATCTATTATAAGGGATATCCCTAATAAGTGAATAGGGTATTTATTAGCCTATGGGTGAACTTAATTGTTAGTAAGGGTGATTGCTTATTTGCAATAAATAAGTATGATTAGGGGAAACCCTTAGTGGCCTGAGTGGTGAATTCAACCTGTTTTTGCCCGGCCACTGACACAGAAAACAGCACGGGTTGGAACAGACCCGCTGACAACTAGAACTAAAAAGGTCTTTGCTGATGAAGGTACTCGTAACAGTTAAACGTGTTATCGACTACAACGTCAAAGTGCGTGTGAAGTCGGACAATACCGATGTGGATCTGGCCAACGTAAAAATGGCCCTGAACCCGTTTTGTGAAATCGCGGTAGAAGAGGCGGTGCGCCTGAAAGAAGCCGGCACGGCCACTGAAGTCGTGGTTGTTTCGATTGGCCCTAAAGCCTGTCAGGAGCAGATCCGTACCGCACTGGCACTGGGTGCCGACCGCGGTATTCAGATCGAGACCGAAGATATGCCTGAGTCCCTCAACGTGGCCAAACTGCTGGCGAAAGTCGTTGCAGAGGAACAGCCGGGTCTGGTGATCATGGGTAAACAGGCGATCGACAGCGATAACAACCAGACCGGCCAGATGCTGGCGGCGCTGACCGATATGCCACAGGGTACCTTTGCTTCTGAAGTGAAGATCGATGGCGACAAAGTGAATGTCACCCGTGAGGTAGACGGCGGTCTGCAGACCGTAGCCCTGAACCTGCCGGCCATCGTGACCACCGACCTGCGCCTCAACGAGCCACGCTATGCCTCTCTGCCAAACATCATGAAGGCGAAGAAGAAGCCGCTGGATGTGAAAACCCCGGCGGATCTGGGTGTTGAGCTGAAAGCGCACAGCAAACTGCTGAAAGTGACGCCGCCGGCGGAACGTCAGGCCGGTATCAAAGTGGCCAGCGTTGATGAGCTGGTCGAAAAACTGAAAAACGAAGCGAAAGTTATTTAAGGGGTGATGAGATGGCTATTCTGGTAATTGCAGAACATGACAACAGCACCCTGAAGGGCGCGACCCTGAATGCGGTGACAGCCGCAACGCAGATTGGCGGTGACGTTCACCTGCTGGTGGCGGGCGCTAACTGCGCTGCAGTAGCGGATCAGGCGGCAGCGGTTGCAGGCGTATCTAAAGTGCTGCTGGCAGACAACGCAGCCTACGAACACCAACTGGCGGAGAACCTCTCCAAACTGGTGGCAGAACTGGGTCGTGACTACAGCCACGTGCTGTCTCCGGCAACCACTACCGGTAAAAACTTCCTGCCGCGCGTTGCCGCATTGCTGGACGTCGCGCAGATCTCCGACATTACGGCGGTGGAATCTGAGAACACCTTCCAGCGTCCGATCTATGCAGGTAACGCGATTGCGACCGTTGAGTCTCTGGACCCGATCAAAGTGATCACCGTGCGTGGCACGGCGTTTGATCCGGCGGCGGCTGAAGGCGGTTCTGCAGCAATCGAAACCGTTGCCAGCGCACACGATGCCGGTCAGTCCAGCTTCGTTGGCGAAGAGATGGCGAAATCGGATCGTCCTGAACTGACCGCAGCGAAAGTGATCATCTCCGGTGGTCGTGGTATGGGTAACGGCGAGAACTTCTCTATGCTGGAAGCGATCGCAGACAAACTGGGCGCTGCGGTAGGTGCCTCCCGTGCAGCGGTGGATGCGGGCTTTGTGCCGAACGATATGCAGGTCGGTCAGACCGGTAAGATCGTTGCGCCTGAACTGTACATTGCGGTGGGTATCTCCGGTGCGATCCAGCATCTGGCAGGTATGAAAGACTCCAAGATCATTGTTGCGATCAACAAAGATGAGGAAGCACCGATCTTCCAGGTGGCCGACTACGGACTGGTAGCAGACCTGTTCGAGGCCGTACCGGAACTGGAAGGTAAACTGTAAGTATTTGAGTGCCGGTTCCTCCCCGGGCCGGCTCTCTTCACTCTGGAAAGGCTTGTCGGATATACCGTCCCAAGACATAACGCCTTTATTTTTACCGGCACACTGTGCCGGTTTTTTTATGCCCGGCTGCTTTCAACCCACCTGTTCTTTTGCCGGGTTATGTTGTTCTGGCGCGGCCGGCAACTATCAGTCTTGCTGTCGGAGCGGTGTCTCACCGCGATACCATCCACCTCTTCATATCACCGTTCTCCCACTGATTATTCTCCGCAATCGCCGATGAAGTAGATAAAAAAATACTATTGAGTCTAGAGTAACAATTAATTTCAACTAAATTTCGCGTCGGCCTATTATCTCTCCTGTCAACGAAACACAGCACAGTTACTGGAGATAACATGTCTAACTCACTGATCAACACTGAAATTAAAGCTTTTAACGCAACTGCATTCCACAACGGTGAATTCATCGAAGTATCCGATGACGATCTGAAAGGTAAATGGTCTGTTGTGTTCTTCTACCCGGCTGACTTCACCTTTGTCTGCCCAACTGAACTGGGTGATCTGGCTGATTACTACCCACAGTTGCAGGAGATGGGTGTCGAGGTTTACTCCGTGTCTACCGATACTCACTTCACCCACAAAGCATGGCACGACACTTCCGATACTATCGGCAAGATTCAGTTCCCGATGGTGGGCGACCCTACTGGTCTGATCACCCGTAACTTTGAGGTGATGATTGAAGAAGCAGGTCTGGCAGAGCGCGGTACTTTCGTCATCGATCCGGAAGGTCGTATCCAGATTATCGAGATCAACGCTGGTGGTATCGGTCGTGATGCAGGCGAACTGGTTCGCAAGATCAAAGCAGCCCAGTACGTAGCAGCTCACCCGGGTGAGGTTTGCCCGGCTAAATGGAAAGAGGGTGAAGAGACCCTGGCTCCTTCGCTGGATCTGGTAGGCAAGATCTAAACAGCCTGCAGAACCGTGGAAGAATGATCTCAAAGCTAAAGGCCACAGGCTCAGAGATCAGCCTTCCGGCCGGTCCCGTTTCCCCACGGGACTGGCCATCTTCCCTGTATAAATCAGTCACATAAACGGATATCGCTATGCTTGATGCAAATCTTAAACAACAGCTGGGCACCTACCTTCAGAAGATTATCAATCCGATTGAAGTGACTGTGTCCCTGAATGACACTGCCAAAGCGCAGGAACTGAATACACTGGCGACAGAGATCGCTGCTATGTCGGACAAAATCAGCCTGATTCAGGGGGCGACCCCGTCCGGGCGTCAGCCATCCATGGCCATCGGTCCGGCAGGAGAGTCCCCGAGGGTTGAGTTCGCAGGAATTCCCATGGGGCACGAATTTACTTCGCTGGTACTGGCCCTGCTGCAGGCAGGTGGTCACCCGGCGAAAGAGGAGGAAGCCCTCCTCAATCAGATTAAGCGTCTTGATCAGCCGCTGGAGGTGGAGACCTATATCTCCCTCTCCTGCCAGAACTGTCCTGACGTGGTGCAGGCGTTCAACCTGATGGCGGTACTGAATCCGAATATCAGCCACCGCATGATCGATGGTGCGTTGTTTCAGGATGAGGTCGAGTCGCGCAAGGTTATGGCGGTGCCATCGGTTTATATCAACGGTGAACTGTTTGGTCAGGGCCGTATGAGCCTGACAGAGATTGTGGATAAGCTGTTCAGCGGCTCTGCCGAAGAGAAAGCCGCTGAGCTGAGCCAGCGTGAAACTTACGATGTGCTGGTGGTAGGCGGAGGCCCCGCGGGCGCCTCGGCAGCGATCTACTCCGCACGTAAGGGTATCCGTACCGGTATTGTGGCTGAGCGTTTTGGTGGTCAGGTGATGGATACCATGGCGATCGAGAATTTTATCTCGGTTAAGGAAACAGAAGGCCCGAAACTGGTGGCCAATCTGGAGCAGCACGTCCTTAGCTACGACGTCGATCTGGTGCAGAACCAGCGTGCAGCGAAGCTGCGTAAAAATGATCTGATCGAGATTGAGCTGGAAAACGGTGCGGTACTGAAGAGCCGCTCGGTGATCCTTTCTACCGGTGCCCGCTGGCGCGAGATGAACGTGCCGGGCGAGCAGGAGTACCGTGGCCGTGGTGTGGCGTACTGCCCGCACTGTGATGGCCCACTGTTTAAAGGTAAATCGGTGGCGGTGGTTGGCGGGGGTAACTCCGGAATTGAAGCCGCGATTGATCTGGCCGGTATTGTTGAGCACGTCACCGTACTTGAGTTTGCCGACACTCTGCGTGCAGATGAAGTGTTGCAGCGCAAGGCCCGCTCTCTGCCGAACGTAGAGATCATTATGAATGCGATGACCACCGAGGTTCTGGGTAACGGCGAGAAGGTAACCGGCCTCAGCTATCAGGATCGGGTCAGCGGTGAGAGTAAACAGCTTCCGCTGGCGGGGATCTTCGTGCAGATCGGCCTGATGCCGAATACCGAGTGGCTGAAAGGTGATATAGAGCTGAGCCGTCATGGCGAGATCGTGATTAATGAGCGTGGTGAAACGTCTATTCCCGGTGTGTTTGCGGCGGGTGATGTCAGCACGGTGCCTTATAAGCAGATCATTATCGCGATGGGTTCAGGATCGACTGCAGCGCTGAGTGCATTCGATTACCTGATTCGTGAACCGGTCAATGAGGCCGCTGCCTGAGCGGCCCGGGAGAACGCCGATGTTAAAGGTTAAAGACATTATGCAGCGGGTTCCGGCCCTCAGCCCGGAGATGGGGCTGCAGCGCGCTGTGGATAAAATCGCCGAATCCGGGTTGCTCGGCCTGCCGGTGACGGATCAGGAGCAGACGCTGGTGGGGTACCTGTCTGAACAGGATTGTCTGGAGAAACTGCTGACCGAGAGTTACCACTGCGACAGCCACATTACCGTAGCCGATATTATGAACCCCAGTCCGTTACAGGTTTCCGAAGACCTGACGGTATTTGCTCTGGCCCAGTTGATGGGGAGCGGTAAGCCAAAACTGTATCCGGTGACGCGGGAAAATCGACTGCAGGGGCTGGTCAGCCGGGGGGCGGTGGTGATGAGCCTCTCCCGCTCCCTTGATGCCTGTAAAGTGTTTTAAATTTCTTCCTTCCAGAAAGTGCTTTGCCGACCTCCGGGTCGGCTTTTTTTGAGTTTAGCAGGCATAAAACGGGGTGGCGGACTATAGCTTTTCGGCCTATTGAGGGTTTATTCCAGTATGCTAATCTAGAGGTTTAGTTGCCCAGTTGCGGACCGCCATTTAAATGCCCTTTCCTCCGATTAAAATCCTGCTGTCTGCATTGCTGACATTGCTGTTGCTGAGCCAACCGGTGCAGGCGCAGTTGATGCTGACCGACGAGGAAAAGGCCTGGCTGGCGCAAAACCCTGAGATCCGGGTTGGTGAAAGCCCGGCGTTCCAGCCGTTATTTGTGCAGCAGCCGGACGGCAGTATCAGCGGTATTCTGCCGGATACATTTGATCTGATTGGCGAAATGCTGGGGGTTCGGTTTCGCTATGTGGCCGATGACTGGCCCGCAGTGCTTAATGCCCTGCGTGATAAACGGATAGACCTGATCGGGTCGATGAACCGGGAGACCGCAGTACAGCAGGGCTTCAGCAGCGTTACTGCACCGATCAACTTTTCCAGTGTCGTGTTTGCCCGCAAGTCCCGTGATTTTCAGCTTTACTCTTCCGCCGATCTGAGCGGTTTACGGGTGGCTTACCACAGTAAACGTCTCTACCTCGGACGCTATCTGAATCAGCAGCATCCACGGCTGACGCCTATACCCGCAGACACCCCCGAAGCGGCGATTAACAGCCTGCTGAACGGTACGGCGGATGTGGTACTGGGCATGAATATCGACAGTTATCTGCTGGCGCATAACGGTTTGCAGAATATTGAACCGGCCTTTGTACTGCATGAACTGTCAGCCGACAGTGTGATCGGCGTGCATCCGGATAACTCGCTGCTGGCGGGGATTATGCAGAAAGCGGTGGCCGAGATCGGTTATGAACGCAGTGCCGCTATTATGCAAAAATGGGCCTGGCTGCCTGAGAACAAAGTGCGTCTGGATAATCTGACGGCTGAAGAAAAAAGCTATCTGCAGCAGCATCCGGTGCTGCGGGTACAGAGCCTGAGCACCTTTCCACCGTTTAACTTTGTTGAAAATGATCAGGCCAAAGGCTACACCGTGGACTACCTGAATCTTGTCGGGGAGATGCTCGGGGTTCACGTGGAGTTTGTGAAGGGCAAGGAGTGGCATGAGTATCTGGATATGCTGCGCGAGGGCTCGCTGGATCTGATCCCGCATATTGCGGTCACTGAGGAGCGCGAGCAGTTTATCGCCTTCAGCCGGTTCAACCATATTGAATATACCTCCGGCGTTGCGCTTAATCGTAACGCGGGCATTGAAACGGCGGCTGACCTGGAAGACAAGGTGGTGGCCGTAGCCAATAAAACCTTTCTTCACAGCTATCTGAGCCAGCACTATCCGCAGTTTAACCTGCTGCTTACCGGCTCCACAGCCGAAGCGGTTGCGGCGGTATCGGCCGGACGCGCCGATGCGGTTGTCGGCAGCCTGCCGGCGCTGAACTATTACATTCAGAAAGACTGGCTGAGCAATATCTACATTGCCACGGTTGCTGATCTGAACATGCCCAGAGTGACCAAATTGCCGATGGGTGTATCGCAGAACAACCCGGTGCTCCTGTCGATTCTGGAAAAAGCCAACGAGGCGATTCCCCACACACAGATCTCGGTGCTGAAGCAGAAGTGGATGCGGAATAATTTTGACCAGATTATGAATGCCGAACTGACGACAATGGAACAGGCGTACCTGCAAAGTCGTGGCCCTTTGCAGGTGTGTATCGATCCGGACTGGCTGCCGCTGGAGGGGATGGTTGCCGGTCAGCCTCAGGGGATGTCGGCGGATTATATGAATCACTTCAGCCTTTTTACCGGTGCCGCGCTGAACTATGTCGAGACCGGCTCCTGGCGCGAGAGTCTTGCCGCCGGCCTCGAAGGGCGTTGTGATATCTACCCGCTGATTATGCGTACTGAGGAGCGTGAGGCGACCCTCAGCTTCTCCAGACCCTATCTCGAAATACCGCTGGTGCTGGTGACCGGAATCGACCAGAGCTTTATCAACGATCTGCATACTCTGCCCGAAGGGCGTATCGGGGTGACGGCCAGTTTTGCCGTTCGCCAGCAGCTCGAAGCGAACTTTCCGCAGTTGGAGTTTATCGGGGTCGAGCACGCACGGGACGGATTGCGCCGGGTCAGTGAGGGTGAACTGTTTGGTTTTGCTGAAGCGTTGCCGGTGGCAGGCTACTGGATTCAGAAACAGTATCTGGGTGACCTGAAAGTATCCGGTAAATTTGAAGAGAGCTGGTCACTGGGGCTGGCGGTAGATCGCGAGCAGCCGATACTCCACAGCATTTTCGACAAAGCCATCCAGCACCTCAGCCCGGAGATCCATCAACAGATTCAGAGCCGCTGGGTGGCGATCAACTACCAGCATGGGGTGGATTACAGCCTGATCTGGAAACTGGGGCTGGGATTTGCCGTGGTTGCGCTGTTCCTGCTCTACCGTAACCGGGCGGTGGCCCAGCTCAACCTGAAGCTGGAAATGGCCAATCAGGCCATCAGCGCGCAGCAGCGGATGGTCGATCGTTATGTCCTGATCACCACCTTCGACCGGCAGGGAAACATCACCAGCGCTAACCATGCGTTCTGCAATGCCTTAGGGTACACGCCGCACGAACTGCTGGGTTGTGAGCTGAAAGCGCTACTCAGCCCTCAGCCTGAGGGTGATCTGTTCAGCGAAATCTGGCAGCGTGTGCGTGAGGTCCACGCCTGGTCGGGTGAGCTTTGCTGCCTCAGCAGCAGCGGCGAAGACGTTTTTCTCGATATACATCTGGAAGCGGTGCTGGAAGATAACCGCGTGGTTGCTTACCGCGCTATCTGTGACAACGTCAGTGATAAAAAACGGATTGAAGAACTGTCTGTCACTGACAAACTGACCGGGTTGTATAACCGTCTGAAGATCGATGAGATTCTGGCGGAGCAACTGGAACGGCACCATCGCTACGGTAATTATTTCTCCGTGCTGTTACTGGATGTGGATAACTTTAAGGCGGTGAACGATCAATATGGCCATGATGTCGGTGATCTGGTGCTGAAAACACTGGCTCAGGTGATGCAGGGTACGGTGCGTAAAGTCGATGTTGTCGGCCGCTGGGGTGGTGAAGAGTTCGTGGTGATCTGTGAGAACACCCCGGCCAGCAATGCACTGTTACTGGCAGAAAAGTTGCGGCAGCGCGTTGCTGAAACCGAATTTGCCGAAGTGGGGCATAAAACCATCAGTATCGGCGTCAGTGAATTGCAGCAGGGTGATACCCTGAATGCGTTGTTCAAGCGGGCAGATCAGGCGTTATACCGGGCTAAACGCAGCGGTAAAAACCGCGTGGTTGCAGCAGAATCGGAGCTGGACCGAAGGGATCAGGCCTGAGCCTGTCCCCTTCGTTCGGGCACGCTCAGCTCATATACTGGCCGCCGTTAACCGACAGGTTGGTACCGGTAATAAAGCCGGCATCGTCAGCGGTCAGGAAGGTCACCGCACGGGCGATCTCCTCTGGCTGGCCGAGGCGGCCCACCGGAATCCCCTCGATAATGCTGTTCAGCACATTTTCCGGTACCTGACGTACCATCGGCGTATCGATATACCCCGGTGATACCGCGTTCACTGTCACGCCTTTACGTGCGCCTTCCTGTGCAATCGCTTTAGTAAAGCCGTAGATTCCCGCTTTGGCTGCAGAGTAGTTAGCCTGTCCGAACTGGCCCTTCTCACCGTTCAGGGATGAGATATTCACAATCCGGCCAAAGCCGCGCTGGCACATCGCTTCAAACACCGGCTGGCACATGTTGTACATCGAATCCAGATTGGTACGCAGTACCTGATTCCACTGCTCTGGCTGCAGACGTTTCAGCGGCCCGTCGCGGGTGATCCCGGCGTTGTTGACCAGAATATCGATCGCACCGACCTCTTCCTCCACCTTGTGGATAAAACTGCAGCAGTGATCGTAATCGGTCACATCCAGCGGATAGACCGCAATGCTGTAACCCTGTTCC encodes the following:
- a CDS encoding electron transfer flavoprotein subunit beta/FixA family protein; protein product: MKVLVTVKRVIDYNVKVRVKSDNTDVDLANVKMALNPFCEIAVEEAVRLKEAGTATEVVVVSIGPKACQEQIRTALALGADRGIQIETEDMPESLNVAKLLAKVVAEEQPGLVIMGKQAIDSDNNQTGQMLAALTDMPQGTFASEVKIDGDKVNVTREVDGGLQTVALNLPAIVTTDLRLNEPRYASLPNIMKAKKKPLDVKTPADLGVELKAHSKLLKVTPPAERQAGIKVASVDELVEKLKNEAKVI
- a CDS encoding electron transfer flavoprotein subunit alpha/FixB family protein, whose product is MAILVIAEHDNSTLKGATLNAVTAATQIGGDVHLLVAGANCAAVADQAAAVAGVSKVLLADNAAYEHQLAENLSKLVAELGRDYSHVLSPATTTGKNFLPRVAALLDVAQISDITAVESENTFQRPIYAGNAIATVESLDPIKVITVRGTAFDPAAAEGGSAAIETVASAHDAGQSSFVGEEMAKSDRPELTAAKVIISGGRGMGNGENFSMLEAIADKLGAAVGASRAAVDAGFVPNDMQVGQTGKIVAPELYIAVGISGAIQHLAGMKDSKIIVAINKDEEAPIFQVADYGLVADLFEAVPELEGKL
- the ahpC gene encoding alkyl hydroperoxide reductase subunit C, giving the protein MINTEIKAFNATAFHNGEFIEVSDDDLKGKWSVVFFYPADFTFVCPTELGDLADYYPQLQEMGVEVYSVSTDTHFTHKAWHDTSDTIGKIQFPMVGDPTGLITRNFEVMIEEAGLAERGTFVIDPEGRIQIIEINAGGIGRDAGELVRKIKAAQYVAAHPGEVCPAKWKEGEETLAPSLDLVGKI
- the ahpF gene encoding alkyl hydroperoxide reductase subunit F, which gives rise to MLDANLKQQLGTYLQKIINPIEVTVSLNDTAKAQELNTLATEIAAMSDKISLIQGATPSGRQPSMAIGPAGESPRVEFAGIPMGHEFTSLVLALLQAGGHPAKEEEALLNQIKRLDQPLEVETYISLSCQNCPDVVQAFNLMAVLNPNISHRMIDGALFQDEVESRKVMAVPSVYINGELFGQGRMSLTEIVDKLFSGSAEEKAAELSQRETYDVLVVGGGPAGASAAIYSARKGIRTGIVAERFGGQVMDTMAIENFISVKETEGPKLVANLEQHVLSYDVDLVQNQRAAKLRKNDLIEIELENGAVLKSRSVILSTGARWREMNVPGEQEYRGRGVAYCPHCDGPLFKGKSVAVVGGGNSGIEAAIDLAGIVEHVTVLEFADTLRADEVLQRKARSLPNVEIIMNAMTTEVLGNGEKVTGLSYQDRVSGESKQLPLAGIFVQIGLMPNTEWLKGDIELSRHGEIVINERGETSIPGVFAAGDVSTVPYKQIIIAMGSGSTAALSAFDYLIREPVNEAAA
- a CDS encoding CBS domain-containing protein; its protein translation is MLKVKDIMQRVPALSPEMGLQRAVDKIAESGLLGLPVTDQEQTLVGYLSEQDCLEKLLTESYHCDSHITVADIMNPSPLQVSEDLTVFALAQLMGSGKPKLYPVTRENRLQGLVSRGAVVMSLSRSLDACKVF
- a CDS encoding diguanylate cyclase, giving the protein MPFPPIKILLSALLTLLLLSQPVQAQLMLTDEEKAWLAQNPEIRVGESPAFQPLFVQQPDGSISGILPDTFDLIGEMLGVRFRYVADDWPAVLNALRDKRIDLIGSMNRETAVQQGFSSVTAPINFSSVVFARKSRDFQLYSSADLSGLRVAYHSKRLYLGRYLNQQHPRLTPIPADTPEAAINSLLNGTADVVLGMNIDSYLLAHNGLQNIEPAFVLHELSADSVIGVHPDNSLLAGIMQKAVAEIGYERSAAIMQKWAWLPENKVRLDNLTAEEKSYLQQHPVLRVQSLSTFPPFNFVENDQAKGYTVDYLNLVGEMLGVHVEFVKGKEWHEYLDMLREGSLDLIPHIAVTEEREQFIAFSRFNHIEYTSGVALNRNAGIETAADLEDKVVAVANKTFLHSYLSQHYPQFNLLLTGSTAEAVAAVSAGRADAVVGSLPALNYYIQKDWLSNIYIATVADLNMPRVTKLPMGVSQNNPVLLSILEKANEAIPHTQISVLKQKWMRNNFDQIMNAELTTMEQAYLQSRGPLQVCIDPDWLPLEGMVAGQPQGMSADYMNHFSLFTGAALNYVETGSWRESLAAGLEGRCDIYPLIMRTEEREATLSFSRPYLEIPLVLVTGIDQSFINDLHTLPEGRIGVTASFAVRQQLEANFPQLEFIGVEHARDGLRRVSEGELFGFAEALPVAGYWIQKQYLGDLKVSGKFEESWSLGLAVDREQPILHSIFDKAIQHLSPEIHQQIQSRWVAINYQHGVDYSLIWKLGLGFAVVALFLLYRNRAVAQLNLKLEMANQAISAQQRMVDRYVLITTFDRQGNITSANHAFCNALGYTPHELLGCELKALLSPQPEGDLFSEIWQRVREVHAWSGELCCLSSSGEDVFLDIHLEAVLEDNRVVAYRAICDNVSDKKRIEELSVTDKLTGLYNRLKIDEILAEQLERHHRYGNYFSVLLLDVDNFKAVNDQYGHDVGDLVLKTLAQVMQGTVRKVDVVGRWGGEEFVVICENTPASNALLLAEKLRQRVAETEFAEVGHKTISIGVSELQQGDTLNALFKRADQALYRAKRSGKNRVVAAESELDRRDQA
- the phbB gene encoding acetoacetyl-CoA reductase, with amino-acid sequence MSQRVAVVTGAQGGLGESMCKALADQGRTVVGSYLPGQDEDARQWQASLQEQGYSIAVYPLDVTDYDHCCSFIHKVEEEVGAIDILVNNAGITRDGPLKRLQPEQWNQVLRTNLDSMYNMCQPVFEAMCQRGFGRIVNISSLNGEKGQFGQANYSAAKAGIYGFTKAIAQEGARKGVTVNAVSPGYIDTPMVRQVPENVLNSIIEGIPVGRLGQPEEIARAVTFLTADDAGFITGTNLSVNGGQYMS